The following proteins are co-located in the Xyrauchen texanus isolate HMW12.3.18 chromosome 41, RBS_HiC_50CHRs, whole genome shotgun sequence genome:
- the LOC127634511 gene encoding transgelin-3-like yields MANRGPSYGLSREVQEKIEQKYDSELESLLVDWIIAQCGGNIERPQPGKQNFQKWLIDGTILCSLINSLYPRGKEPIKKIPETQMAFKQMEKISQFLQAAEAYGVITTDIFQTVDLWEGKDMAAVQRTLMALGSVALTKDDGHFRGSRDWFHRKSQSNRREFSEEQLRQGQNLIGLQMGSNRGASQSGMTGYGMHRQIM; encoded by the exons ATGGCAAACAGAGGACCCAGTTATGGACTGAGCCGTGAGGTGCAGGAGAAGATTGAGCAGAAGTATGACTCTGAGTTGGAGTCTCTGCTGGTGGACTGGATTATCGCACAATGTGGAGGAAACATCGAGAGACCACAGCCTGGGAAACAAAACTTTCAAAAGTGGCTCATTGATGGCACT ATCCTCTGTAGCCTCATTAATAGTTTGTATCCACGTGGTAAGGAGCCTATTAAGAAGATCCCAGAGACTCAGATGGCTTTTAAGCAGATGGAAAAGATCTCCCAGTTCCTTCAGGCAGCTGAAGCCTATGGTGTAATCACCACAGATATTTTTCAAACTGTGGACTTATGGGAAG GAAAAGACATGGCTGCTGTCCAGAGAACTCTAATGGCCCTGGGTAGCGTGGCTCTCACCAAAGACGATGGACATTTCAGAGGGAGCCGAGACTGGTTTCACAG GAAGTCTCAAAGCAACCGGCGTGAGTTTTCTGAGGAGCAGTTGCGCCAGGGTCAGAATCTGATTGGCTTGCAGATGGGCAGTAACCGTGGGGCATCTCAGTCTGGCATGACTGGTTATGGCATGCATCGCCAGATTATGTAA